The Planctomycetota bacterium genomic sequence CGGCACGGCCTGGATGCCTCCGTGGCGACGGTGGCCAGAACTAGGGACCATGGTCCCGTCGCGCAACGCGATTGACACCGTGCGGCGCCTGTGGCATATTGGGGGAGCAGGGGAGGTTCCGGGCACTCGGCACGCTCGCGGGGGAATCTGGATGCAACACCTCTGGAAGTCGGTGGATGAGGTCCTCGACTATGCTCTCGGCGAGGAGCAGAAGGCCGTGATCACCTATAAGGCGTTTGCTCGGCAAGCCGGGACGGCGGAATTGAGGAGAGTGTTCGAGGGCTTCGTGGACGAGGAGACGGCGCACTTCAAGAAGCTGCTGAGGATGAAGAAGAGCGGCAACGTGTCGCTCCCGGGCGATGGGCTGAACTCACTGCCCAGGCCCAAGGGCGGAAAGCTGCCCGCGGACCAGATCGTGGACGCCGAGGGAGCCTACCGCTTCGCCATCCGCGCCGAGAAGGCCGCCTGGGAGCTGTACTGGGTCTTCAGCGAGATGGCCGATGACCTGAAGATACGCCACGTCTTCAAGCTGCTTGCCGAGGAGGAGAAGGCGCATCGGGCGAAGCTTCAGGAGGAATGGAAGCAGCGGCAATCGCCGAAGGGATTCCTCAAGGGCCTCGTGCGTCTGCTATGGAAATAGTGGCGGACCGCCTTCGAGCCGACGCCAAGCCCGATTCGTGGGATGCCCGTGACGGACGTCGCCGCCGGAACGGCGAAGGGGAGGGGCAGCCAGCCGCTCACAGCGCGGCGGTCCAGCCGCCATCGGCGAAGATGATCTGGCCGGTGATGATCCGCGAAGCCTCGGACGCGAGGAAGACGGCGATGGGGGCGTAATCCTCGGGCTCCTGCCAGCGCCCCTGGGGGATGCGGCTGGTGACCCACTCGCGGAGTATCGGGTCGTCATAAACCTTTGCGGCAAGGTCGGTTCGCACGTAGCCCGGCGCGATTGCATTGGCCCTGATGCCGTTGGGCGCCCACTCGGTGGCCAGGCCCCGCACGACGCCGGTGAGGGCCATTTTCGAGATGCCGTAAGGGATCGTGGTGGGGCGGGCGCCGCGGGACATGAGCGAGGCGATGAAGATGAGAGAGCCTGGCTTGCGCGCCGCAAGCAGCCTTCTGCCAATGGCTTGGGCCGTGGCGAAGGCGCTCTTGGTGTTGACGGCGAGGCAGTCGTCTATCTGGCCGAGTTCCACTTCCTGGGCCGGGGCGCGGCGGGTGACGCCGGCACCGTAGAGCAGGGTGTCAATGGTGCCGAGGGCCGCAGAGCAGTCGGCCACGACTGCGTCGCAGACCATCGGGCTCGCCAGGTCGGCAACGCGCGTAAACGTCTTCCTGCCATAGGCTTGTATCTCTGAGGCCACTGAGGCCAAAGCCTGGGGGTCTCGGGCGACCAGGGCTACGTCGGCTCCTGCGCGGGCGAGGCCGAGCGCACAGGCGCGGCCGATGCCGCGGCTCGCTCCGGTGACCAGGGCGACGCGGCCTGCGAGGGAGAAGGGGGCCAGGTCGGGCATCACTTCTTCCAGGGAGGGGAGGATGGCAGGTAGGTGTCGAACTCCCTGATGAGGGCGGCCTCGTAGTCGCCGGCATAAGTCTCAGCTAGGAAACGATCTGCGGCCTCGTTGAAGAAGCGGGTCCAGGACTCCTCCTCGTGGCCTGGGTTGACCGGGAAAAAGAGGGCGCCGTTGGCCCGGGCCGCCTTGAGGTCGCCCGGGGCGTCGCCGATCATCAGGATGCGGTGCGGCGGGTACTTGCCCTTGGCGGCGATGGCGAGGTGCTCCTCCTTCTTGCCTTGCTCCTGGCCGCAGATCACCGCGGCATATTGGGAGATGCCGTGCTCCTCCCACTCGCGGGCGAGCGCTTCGTAAGGGGTTGCAGACACACAGATTATGTCGGCATGGCCGGCCAGTTTCTCGAGGCTTCGACGGCAGTGGGGGAAGGGCGGAACATCGAAGACGTACAGCTCGACGAGGGCGTTGACCAGATGCGTCCAGTAGATGAGGCGGATGAGGCACGTTTCGGGCGAAGCGGGCGCGGTGACGATGGCGCGGCCCATGGGCGAGGTGGCCACGCCCGCGGGGTCGGCCACGATGCACTGCGAGAGAAGCTGGGCGGTCGGGATGCTCAGCTTCGCTGAGGCGTAGAGGAGGAGCCCCTCGTTGCTGAGCTTCACACGCTTGTCCTGCTCGGAAGTCTTGATGAAGTCATTGATTACGTCGAGGTGTGCGGAGAGGAAGGGCTTGAACCGCTCGTAGGGGCTGAGCTCGACGAGGTGCTCGAACGTGGCCTTGAGGGCCAGCCAACGATTGCATCCCCTGGACTTGGAGTTCAGGTTCACGAAGTCCCACACGTCGCGCAGGATGCGAGCAAGTGCCGCCAGGCCAAAGGCTTCGAGCACGGCCGGCGCGAAGCAGAACTTGTGCTTGACCTCCATGGTATCGAAGCCGCAGCCATCGGAGTCGATCCCGACGAAAAACCTGGCCTTGGGGGTGAACGCCTTGAGCTGTGCCTGGGGGTCTGGCATCGGTTCCTGGTCCTTTCGGTCGCTGGGGGTGGTGGGGCTCACACGCCGCTGAAGGCGGAGAAGCCGCCGTCAATGGGCACAACGATCCCTGTGACGAAGGCGGCGGCCGGCGAGAGAAGCCAGACGACCGTGCCGATGAGGTCGTCGGGCACCCCGAAACGGCCCATGGGCGTGTGCTCGATGATGGTCCTGCCGCGCGGGGTGAGGTCGCCGGTCTTCTCGTCCACGAGAAGGTAGCGGTTCTGGTCGCCGAGGAAGAAGCCCGGGGCGATGGCGTTGACGCGGATGGCGGGGGAGTAGTTCCTCGCCATATGCGTGGCCAGCCATTGGGTGAAGTTGCTCACGGCCGCCTTGGCCGCGGAATAGGCGATCACGCGGGTGAGGGGCGTGAAGGCGCACATCGAGGAGGTGTTGAGGATGACCCCCTCCTTGCGCTCGGCCATGTGTTTGCCGAAGACCTGGGAGGGGAGGATCGAGCCGAGGCAGTTGAGCTCGAAGACCCATCGCGTCGCCTCGGGCGGGATGTCGAAGAATGCGAGCTGGTCGGTGGCGGTGGCCTTCGGGTGGTTGCCGCCGGCGCCGTTGATCAGGATGTCCACGTGGCCGAAGTGCCGGACGACGGCGTCGCGCGCGGCCTCGATGCTCTCGCGCTTGAGGACGTCGCAGGGGACGCCGATGGCGTCGCCGCCGGCCTTGTTGACGTCGGCGGCGACGGCCTGGGCGGCGTCCTCGCGGATGTCGAGGATCGCCAGCCTCACGCCCAGGGCGCCGAGGGCCTTCGAGATGCCGCTATAGAGGACGCCCCCGGCGCCAGTGACCACGGCGACCTTGCCCTCGAGGGCGAAGAGGCGACCCAACTCGTCCCGCGTCATGCGTCATCCTTTCGTGAAGGGGGCCACATG encodes the following:
- a CDS encoding ferritin family protein; protein product: MQHLWKSVDEVLDYALGEEQKAVITYKAFARQAGTAELRRVFEGFVDEETAHFKKLLRMKKSGNVSLPGDGLNSLPRPKGGKLPADQIVDAEGAYRFAIRAEKAAWELYWVFSEMADDLKIRHVFKLLAEEEKAHRAKLQEEWKQRQSPKGFLKGLVRLLWK
- a CDS encoding SDR family oxidoreductase; this translates as MPDLAPFSLAGRVALVTGASRGIGRACALGLARAGADVALVARDPQALASVASEIQAYGRKTFTRVADLASPMVCDAVVADCSAALGTIDTLLYGAGVTRRAPAQEVELGQIDDCLAVNTKSAFATAQAIGRRLLAARKPGSLIFIASLMSRGARPTTIPYGISKMALTGVVRGLATEWAPNGIRANAIAPGYVRTDLAAKVYDDPILREWVTSRIPQGRWQEPEDYAPIAVFLASEASRIITGQIIFADGGWTAAL
- a CDS encoding HAD hydrolase-like protein; translated protein: MPDPQAQLKAFTPKARFFVGIDSDGCGFDTMEVKHKFCFAPAVLEAFGLAALARILRDVWDFVNLNSKSRGCNRWLALKATFEHLVELSPYERFKPFLSAHLDVINDFIKTSEQDKRVKLSNEGLLLYASAKLSIPTAQLLSQCIVADPAGVATSPMGRAIVTAPASPETCLIRLIYWTHLVNALVELYVFDVPPFPHCRRSLEKLAGHADIICVSATPYEALAREWEEHGISQYAAVICGQEQGKKEEHLAIAAKGKYPPHRILMIGDAPGDLKAARANGALFFPVNPGHEEESWTRFFNEAADRFLAETYAGDYEAALIREFDTYLPSSPPWKK
- a CDS encoding SDR family oxidoreductase codes for the protein MTRDELGRLFALEGKVAVVTGAGGVLYSGISKALGALGVRLAILDIREDAAQAVAADVNKAGGDAIGVPCDVLKRESIEAARDAVVRHFGHVDILINGAGGNHPKATATDQLAFFDIPPEATRWVFELNCLGSILPSQVFGKHMAERKEGVILNTSSMCAFTPLTRVIAYSAAKAAVSNFTQWLATHMARNYSPAIRVNAIAPGFFLGDQNRYLLVDEKTGDLTPRGRTIIEHTPMGRFGVPDDLIGTVVWLLSPAAAFVTGIVVPIDGGFSAFSGV